Genomic segment of Deltaproteobacteria bacterium:
CCGGGTTTACAGCAGCCTGGCGATGAAAAGAGTGGGTTCTTTGCTGGGGTCAGGACAAGAGGGCAAGGCGAAGAAAGTCTTGTCGCAACTCACAACGAGCCAACCGGATTTTCAGCAGCCGAAGAAGTGGCTCGGGGCCCTGGAGCGCCCGCGGCTTGGCCGGACAGCACTGGTTGAGGCAGGCGAGGGCACAACTCTTGAAACCATTCCAACCGGTCAGTGGCAGCTTGGTTTTTCTTTCGAGCACCAGGTTACTGTTTGGGTGGATACTGCCCGTGTGGATGACCCAACGACTTTTCGGGGAGCTTCGGAGTTACACAAGCGTTTGGTGATGCCTCAGGTTGTACCGATTCTTGAGGGCGGTACTTCGGGTTCGACGCTTTGTTTTCGCGTACTGCCGATGACCGGTAAGCCAGCCCTTCAGGTTTTAAAGAAAGGCAAGCTCAGGGGTATTGAAGTGCTCAGGCTTGCACGGGATGCGGCGGCTATCATCGCCGGTGCTCAGGCGTTTGGAGTGACGCTAAGCCGGTTGATGCTCGATGACTGCCATGTCGACAGCCAGGGACGTTTGTGGGTTGCCAGATTATCTCACGCCCAAGATGGGACCGATTCTCAAAGCGCTTTTTTAGCGGCGCAGGACTGGCTTAAGATGTTGATGAAGATGAGCCGAGATAAAGTGATGCTTCAAAAGATTCGATTAGCCGGCGAGCAGGCAGATGATTTAAGCGAACTCCTGATGAAGCTTGCGCTCATTTAGTTTTTCGCTAGCTTCGGCACCAAAACAATTTCAATACGGCGGTTTAAGTCGCGGCCTTCTTTGGTTTCGTTATCGCCAATGGGGCGAGTTGCGCCAAATCCGACAGCGGCCACATCTGCAGGCTCGATGCCTTCTTCAATTAAGAAAGAGACGACGCTTGCGGCGCGAAGTGAGGAAAGACCCCAATTGTTTTTGTAAAAAGCTCCCTCCGGGGCAGTGGTGCTGTCTGTATGCCCATAAACGCGAATGACACGTTCAGCAGAGCCTTTTAAGGCCTCAACAACTTGTGAAAGAGCTGCGCGCCCTTCTTTACCAAGTTTACTTGAACCAGCGCGGAAGAGAATTGAGTTATCGAGGTCTACTTTTACAACACCCGAGAGTTTTGAAATCTTCACCTTTTTGGCAGTGATATCTTCCTCGAGCTGAGCAATCAGTTTTTTCGCATCCTCTTCTCGTTGTTCAACCTTCAGCTTCTCGTCGGCAAGCATGGCGTTGGCGCTTTTAAGCTCTT
This window contains:
- a CDS encoding OmpA family protein codes for the protein LDRTRVILAKRVSQLQAENKSLKEQKLEAMNLAKQLATEKKQALGKATSLDGEKSEAMQRFNALEEKHENLASEKERLAQDLAILQADKEVSGEKSEELKSANAMLADEKLKVEQREEDAKKLIAQLEEDITAKKVKISKLSGVVKVDLDNSILFRAGSSKLGKEGRAALSQVVEALKGSAERVIRVYGHTDSTTAPEGAFYKNNWGLSSLRAASVVSFLIEEGIEPADVAAVGFGATRPIGDNETKEGRDLNRRIEIVLVPKLAKN